Proteins from a genomic interval of Ndongobacter massiliensis:
- a CDS encoding UvrD-helicase domain-containing protein, with protein MRYSAEQAAILSDQNVGHKIVSAQAGAGKTSVLVERILRYIDVRIPLRRMLIVTFTKKAANEMKTRIRKGLLERAERGGDRAWFLEQLADVAAANIQTMHAFSLEILQEYAMRIGRDPGFSILDDTLLARLQEEALDEVLQDVYVQADAQRLSFLERYGYRGRRNDEDLRALVRTLFMAADKKPNPNQWLREQCDFFFCDDFPKEVYERRLKDLVDSYLRPLVEQIFYLDKFLYEESLPEKVGALLGCAPQPFGQTMLASGSPRMDSCIDSSGGQSDIALRSTGELRSLLDFLGDGTVHYAKTGWEERFFAQAPQLLSAMRSRVPPAFPRYTRKLSKEEEAAEDAAQKVDNAEQVKGYRNRIKAAFFGTDGWLSAIADFDFQQIVEECAQMANDFSQLAELTANFAARYQEKKEQEGGMDFSDVEHEMCRLLEDDSVRRTLSERYRYIFFDEYQDSSRIQDEIVDALAQEDNLFFVGDIKQSIYAFRQARPQNFLERYARYQADPQAHALDLTQNFRTKQAPIDFFNFLFSALMTPQRGDVLYDTPGHRAVRGIRLDADGAPLAEDPTAFPGHVHLCILQDSKERETPVEEEEAPDFDPALDEESVEAFYVAAQIQKLVRAGEHYRDCAVLFRTNTRIASFERVLTHFGIPCFSEMTVGTHEPLEVKIFLQILSLLDNPHDDTALLAALRSCMAGLDHAQLAKIRVQAPEGPFYSACQQALEVGDPLLQEKLQRFFAALTRLREARQELPFSDFGWRVLVESGLYVYAGALENGRERRANLEAVLRLMAAYEAGGGSSLSDFLSSVKTESSAGGADLPTAVELSEEDDVVRLMTMHKSKGLEFENVFLVDLGRAFSKKEKQNDLVIHDTLGSALRLYRFGEAERYIQQIDPVWRKVVLAQVEREQRSEAVRILYVACTRAESRLFLVGTTKNLAGMLVDGSMSLDAVLSRDTSYLAWLVHRFQYDDISAAVTEPAEAMSLAAQWSCLRQSDYYAERGLSKDGVSLEISDADMYRTAMAKTIDAENVCAGTVPDFARLFDTPYPYVQDTVRPIKRTVSEMAKKNQKLDPHFLPWPKMEKWSMTAPTEGAQQAVDVPADRALPQFLKPKTKPSPTEWGSLMHLALSQLPLTTYTADTLQAALDRLVAREIFTEQERGFLDEKLLLQFFNSSLAEEIRAHRETVQRERAFTLQWIDLTQLSVAVPHAAPQRECDAAMWRNEGIADRLPTVLVDGQVDLYYETEEGLVLLDFKTDRKPEPERYRLQLALYCEGLERALHKPVVRTILYWVRSGQETTFAREELRRVAADPLH; from the coding sequence ATGAGATATTCAGCGGAACAGGCAGCAATATTAAGTGATCAAAACGTGGGGCATAAAATCGTTTCGGCTCAGGCGGGGGCGGGGAAGACCAGCGTTTTGGTCGAGCGCATCCTTCGCTACATCGACGTTCGGATTCCGTTGCGTCGGATGCTCATCGTGACCTTTACAAAAAAGGCTGCTAACGAGATGAAAACGCGGATTCGCAAAGGTCTGCTGGAACGTGCCGAGCGGGGCGGCGACCGGGCGTGGTTTTTGGAACAGCTGGCGGATGTCGCGGCGGCAAATATTCAGACGATGCACGCATTTTCGCTGGAAATTCTACAGGAATATGCGATGCGCATCGGGCGGGATCCGGGATTTTCCATATTGGACGACACACTGCTCGCCCGATTGCAGGAAGAGGCGCTCGACGAAGTGCTGCAAGACGTCTATGTACAGGCAGATGCCCAAAGGCTGTCGTTTTTGGAGCGGTACGGGTATCGGGGGCGACGCAACGACGAAGATCTGCGTGCGCTGGTGCGCACATTGTTTATGGCTGCAGATAAGAAACCGAATCCAAACCAGTGGCTGAGGGAGCAATGCGACTTCTTTTTCTGCGATGACTTTCCCAAAGAGGTGTACGAGCGGCGCTTGAAAGATCTGGTGGACTCCTATCTGCGTCCTCTGGTCGAACAGATCTTTTATTTAGATAAATTTTTGTATGAGGAATCACTGCCGGAAAAGGTGGGGGCGCTGCTCGGCTGTGCTCCGCAACCGTTTGGTCAAACGATGCTTGCGAGCGGTAGCCCGCGGATGGATTCGTGCATTGATTCGTCCGGAGGACAATCCGACATTGCTTTGCGAAGCACGGGGGAATTGCGTAGCTTATTGGATTTTTTAGGCGACGGTACGGTGCATTATGCAAAAACCGGTTGGGAAGAGCGCTTTTTTGCCCAAGCGCCCCAATTGCTCTCCGCCATGCGGAGCCGGGTGCCGCCGGCATTTCCGAGATATACTAGGAAACTTTCCAAAGAGGAAGAAGCTGCGGAAGATGCGGCACAAAAAGTTGACAATGCGGAGCAAGTGAAGGGGTACCGGAACCGCATCAAAGCAGCTTTTTTTGGTACAGACGGTTGGCTTTCCGCCATTGCGGATTTTGATTTCCAGCAGATTGTAGAGGAATGTGCGCAGATGGCGAATGATTTTTCACAATTGGCGGAACTCACCGCAAACTTTGCCGCGCGGTATCAGGAGAAGAAAGAGCAAGAGGGCGGAATGGATTTTTCCGATGTGGAGCACGAGATGTGCCGCCTGTTGGAAGATGACTCCGTTCGCCGTACACTTTCCGAACGCTATCGCTACATCTTTTTTGACGAATATCAGGATTCCAGCCGCATCCAGGATGAAATCGTAGACGCCCTTGCACAAGAGGACAATCTCTTTTTTGTCGGCGACATCAAGCAGTCGATTTACGCGTTTCGCCAGGCGCGCCCTCAAAACTTCCTGGAGCGTTATGCGCGCTATCAGGCGGATCCGCAGGCGCATGCGCTGGATTTGACGCAAAATTTCCGTACAAAGCAGGCACCCATTGATTTTTTCAACTTTTTGTTTTCTGCCCTGATGACGCCACAGCGCGGCGATGTGTTGTACGACACGCCGGGGCACCGTGCGGTGCGCGGCATTCGTCTGGATGCGGACGGTGCGCCGTTGGCAGAGGATCCGACGGCATTCCCGGGACATGTCCATCTGTGCATACTGCAAGATTCGAAGGAGAGGGAAACGCCTGTGGAGGAAGAGGAAGCCCCCGACTTTGACCCCGCACTCGACGAGGAAAGCGTCGAAGCATTTTACGTCGCGGCACAGATTCAGAAATTGGTGCGCGCCGGAGAGCATTATCGCGACTGTGCCGTACTCTTCCGTACAAACACGCGCATCGCATCCTTTGAGCGCGTGCTGACTCATTTCGGCATTCCCTGTTTCTCAGAAATGACGGTGGGAACGCATGAGCCTTTAGAGGTGAAAATTTTTCTGCAGATTCTATCCCTGCTCGACAATCCACATGATGATACGGCGCTGTTAGCAGCGCTGCGCTCCTGCATGGCAGGATTGGACCATGCGCAGTTGGCAAAAATCCGGGTGCAGGCGCCGGAAGGTCCCTTCTACAGCGCTTGTCAACAGGCGTTGGAAGTGGGCGATCCACTTTTGCAGGAAAAACTGCAACGCTTTTTTGCCGCCTTGACACGGCTGCGCGAAGCACGACAGGAACTCCCATTTTCCGATTTTGGTTGGCGCGTGTTGGTCGAAAGTGGGCTGTATGTCTATGCCGGCGCATTGGAAAACGGACGGGAAAGGCGCGCCAATCTGGAGGCGGTGCTGCGACTTATGGCTGCCTATGAGGCAGGCGGCGGGAGCAGCCTGTCGGACTTTTTATCGTCCGTCAAGACTGAGTCCTCTGCGGGCGGTGCGGACTTGCCAACGGCCGTCGAATTATCCGAAGAAGATGATGTCGTTCGTCTGATGACCATGCACAAGTCGAAAGGGCTGGAATTTGAGAATGTCTTTCTTGTCGACTTAGGACGTGCATTTTCCAAGAAGGAAAAGCAAAACGATCTGGTGATCCACGATACCTTGGGATCGGCGCTGCGCTTATATCGTTTCGGCGAAGCGGAGCGGTATATCCAACAAATTGATCCGGTATGGCGAAAAGTGGTACTTGCACAGGTGGAAAGAGAGCAGCGTTCCGAAGCCGTCCGCATTTTGTACGTCGCCTGCACGCGGGCGGAGAGCCGGTTGTTCCTCGTGGGAACGACAAAAAACCTGGCGGGGATGCTGGTGGACGGCTCGATGTCATTGGATGCGGTGTTGTCGCGCGATACCTCGTATTTGGCATGGCTGGTGCATCGCTTCCAATACGATGACATCTCTGCCGCCGTGACGGAACCTGCGGAAGCGATGTCTCTCGCTGCGCAGTGGTCCTGTTTGCGGCAAAGTGATTACTATGCCGAGAGGGGGCTTTCCAAAGACGGCGTAAGCCTGGAAATTTCGGATGCCGACATGTATCGCACGGCAATGGCAAAGACCATCGACGCGGAGAACGTGTGCGCAGGTACCGTGCCAGATTTTGCACGACTCTTTGATACGCCATATCCCTATGTGCAGGATACCGTGCGACCGATTAAGCGCACCGTATCGGAAATGGCGAAAAAGAATCAGAAGCTGGATCCGCATTTTTTGCCCTGGCCAAAGATGGAAAAGTGGAGCATGACGGCGCCGACGGAAGGCGCACAGCAGGCGGTCGACGTTCCTGCGGACCGGGCATTGCCGCAATTTCTAAAGCCAAAGACGAAACCCTCGCCAACAGAATGGGGCAGTTTGATGCACTTGGCATTGTCGCAGTTGCCGCTTACTACCTATACGGCAGACACCCTGCAAGCGGCATTGGATCGATTGGTCGCACGGGAAATTTTTACGGAGCAGGAGCGCGGATTTTTGGATGAAAAGTTGCTGCTGCAATTTTTCAACAGTTCGCTGGCAGAAGAAATTCGGGCACACCGCGAAACCGTGCAACGGGAACGCGCTTTCACCCTGCAATGGATCGATTTGACGCAGCTGTCCGTTGCGGTACCGCACGCTGCGCCCCAGAGGGAGTGCGACGCTGCAATGTGGCGGAACGAAGGTATTGCCGACAGGCTGCCGACCGTCCTGGTCGACGGGCAGGTGGATTTATACTACGAAACGGAGGAGGGGCTCGTTCTTCTCGATTTTAAGACGGATCGGAAACCGGAGCCGGAACGCTACCGTTTGCAATTGGCTCTGTATTGCGAAGGCTTGGAGCGCGCGTTGCATAAACCGGTTGTTCGTACCATTTTATATTGGGTGCGTTCCGGACAGGAAACGACATTTGCCCGGGAGGAACTTCGACGCGTTGCTGCAGATCCGTTGCATTGA
- the scfA gene encoding six-cysteine ranthipeptide SCIFF, with translation MKHIISLKSRNLQESAKKGGCGECQTSCQSACKTSCGIANQACEQEKAV, from the coding sequence ATGAAACACATCATTAGCCTGAAATCGCGCAATCTGCAGGAAAGCGCAAAAAAAGGCGGCTGTGGCGAATGCCAAACCTCCTGTCAATCGGCTTGCAAGACCTCTTGTGGAATTGCCAATCAAGCCTGTGAACAGGAAAAAGCCGTCTGA
- a CDS encoding PD-(D/E)XK nuclease family protein has protein sequence MLRLHVSRFREQASQSLYAAMKQTLQKGRRAYLVVPSQFTVETEQAVFRAFESQSLMQVQIKSYPSIAREILEAGVGLKRSTLRETGRTMLLRFLVEDVGASLEAFPSAGRGEGFMTRLFHAVQEFKEYGVEPEILDEIAGSLEEGAYTATKLREVARIYRAYENRLTKGQLDTDDRLQMALRQVPELSIFEDVDFFFDDFNSMSAIELEFIRFLLQAGSAVHYSLVMDPQLAAETLQQTPGTVGTVPESVCADAEAFQLPVYFLKRLVRCAGGAGNVVFSRAEDADGAPLPIFAHAAFSAFSYRLVPKTFVKGEVRVRRFRNTDDEVDALLSELRRAVVERNRRWSDLQVIITEPSEYYDDLRRKLHRESIPFFLDEVRPIGHKPLIRFIQLSLALVRRHFMRSDVLEWLKIGYHALDSDSIASYQNFVLRRNLDRGMFLQERYFTPDAAYCDAHPDKREALETEYAVAARVNAVLLDCMRPLMSAGKKEAPPEFFARMLVDFLTRPSIAEPMAQKQAQLAADPTRREQLEEDKQIWAQLMELLDQMVLLGGTEARSFDFFCEVLVEGMQSIRVGIIPPYRDQVLVNTLLRSRANTRKEVYLLGAGDLFLPKLKKESGLLSSEEQDLLRAKGFSLPSMRQFGAAEEALSFFIALTKVGERLVISYPMLTHANEAVQESFRVQRLRQGLQLPLERIDALPMDLIGGSQTRLSIELPEGLRSNAAPRNENARQIFAAMKQSRTLQPLAELIARAGQPEKQATLSPEQAMELYGGKSRVSISQLESYAKCPYLYFIDYGLRPERIEHFALDVLELGTLLHDGIDAWTKAVADDPDAFRRMDAAESGRIAERAFTESTNKLLDAGRRTDPQNRYVLSLTKKTLTEVQGRLLQQFNAGQVQRVYHEQRFGRGEVFDALRIALPDQPQWLEGRMDRVDVLSKADRDYLQVIDYKTGKKEFQLTNVLAGVDLQLVLYLAAVTQSDGSTGGQREPFGCFYIHMGPPAVVKEGEDPAAVLEKQGLYDGVLLKNAEILQAMDVHFFAGKDKADDTAQTPAEIVASLYRLRGRKTDPLEKENVLTRQELQRLMDTGKSLAKQILQARAAGKIEPHPVRFLGQSGGTACNYCTYRAICHMESRAFHRFRKIESVNWKRWREEAEES, from the coding sequence GTGCTGAGACTTCACGTTTCTCGTTTTCGGGAACAGGCATCGCAGTCGCTGTATGCGGCGATGAAGCAAACGCTGCAAAAAGGGCGGCGTGCCTATCTTGTGGTTCCATCGCAATTTACGGTGGAAACGGAACAGGCGGTTTTTCGCGCCTTCGAATCGCAGTCCCTCATGCAGGTACAGATCAAGAGCTATCCCTCGATCGCGCGGGAAATTTTGGAGGCAGGCGTCGGCTTAAAACGTTCCACACTGCGAGAAACGGGTCGAACAATGCTGTTGCGCTTTCTCGTTGAAGACGTCGGTGCTTCATTGGAAGCCTTTCCCTCTGCAGGTCGGGGCGAGGGATTCATGACGCGACTTTTCCATGCCGTACAGGAATTCAAAGAATACGGGGTGGAACCGGAAATCTTGGATGAAATCGCGGGCAGTCTCGAAGAAGGCGCCTATACGGCGACGAAATTGCGTGAGGTGGCGCGCATTTATCGTGCGTATGAAAACCGGTTGACAAAGGGACAATTGGATACCGATGACCGATTGCAGATGGCATTGCGACAAGTGCCGGAGCTGTCCATTTTTGAAGATGTCGATTTCTTCTTCGATGATTTTAATTCCATGTCCGCCATTGAACTGGAATTTATCCGCTTTCTGTTGCAGGCGGGTTCGGCGGTACATTACAGTCTCGTTATGGACCCTCAACTGGCGGCGGAGACGCTGCAGCAGACGCCGGGAACGGTCGGCACCGTTCCGGAGTCTGTATGCGCGGATGCCGAAGCCTTTCAATTACCGGTTTATTTTTTGAAACGGCTGGTGCGCTGTGCCGGCGGCGCGGGAAATGTCGTATTTTCGCGCGCTGAGGATGCGGACGGCGCACCGCTGCCGATTTTTGCCCATGCGGCATTTTCTGCTTTTTCGTACCGGTTGGTCCCGAAAACTTTTGTGAAGGGGGAAGTGCGCGTTCGGCGCTTCCGAAACACGGATGATGAGGTGGACGCGTTGCTTTCCGAGCTGCGCCGCGCGGTGGTGGAGCGCAACCGTCGGTGGTCGGATCTGCAAGTGATCATCACGGAGCCCTCCGAATATTATGACGATTTGCGCCGCAAATTACATCGCGAATCCATTCCTTTTTTTCTGGATGAAGTGCGACCGATCGGCCATAAACCGCTCATCCGCTTTATTCAATTGAGTTTGGCCCTGGTCCGCCGTCACTTTATGCGATCTGATGTATTGGAGTGGTTGAAAATCGGTTATCATGCGTTGGATTCCGACTCGATTGCAAGCTATCAAAATTTTGTGCTGCGGCGAAACTTGGATCGCGGCATGTTTTTACAGGAACGGTATTTTACACCGGATGCCGCATACTGTGATGCCCATCCAGATAAGCGGGAGGCATTGGAAACGGAGTACGCCGTTGCCGCTCGCGTGAATGCGGTGCTGCTGGATTGCATGCGCCCCTTGATGAGCGCAGGAAAAAAAGAAGCGCCTCCGGAATTTTTTGCGCGTATGCTGGTTGATTTTCTCACCCGACCGTCGATCGCCGAACCAATGGCACAAAAACAGGCACAGCTTGCCGCCGACCCGACGCGCCGGGAACAACTGGAAGAAGACAAGCAAATTTGGGCGCAGTTGATGGAACTGTTGGACCAGATGGTGCTGTTGGGCGGCACGGAAGCGCGTTCCTTTGATTTCTTCTGCGAGGTGCTTGTCGAAGGAATGCAGTCGATTCGCGTCGGTATCATTCCGCCATATCGCGACCAAGTGCTCGTGAATACCTTGCTGCGCTCGCGCGCGAACACGCGCAAAGAAGTCTATTTGCTCGGCGCCGGCGATCTTTTTTTGCCGAAGCTCAAGAAAGAAAGCGGACTTTTATCGTCGGAAGAGCAGGATCTGTTGCGCGCCAAGGGCTTTTCTTTGCCTTCCATGCGGCAATTCGGTGCGGCGGAGGAAGCGCTTTCGTTTTTTATCGCGTTGACCAAGGTGGGGGAGCGGCTGGTGATCAGCTATCCCATGCTGACCCATGCGAACGAAGCCGTCCAGGAGAGCTTTCGCGTGCAGCGTTTGCGGCAGGGCTTGCAATTGCCGTTGGAGCGCATAGACGCATTGCCGATGGATCTGATCGGCGGCTCTCAAACGCGGTTGAGTATCGAACTGCCGGAGGGACTGCGCAGCAATGCGGCGCCGCGAAACGAAAATGCTCGCCAGATTTTTGCGGCGATGAAACAAAGTCGTACTCTGCAGCCCTTGGCGGAACTCATTGCACGTGCCGGACAGCCGGAAAAACAGGCGACTTTGTCTCCGGAGCAGGCAATGGAACTCTATGGGGGAAAGTCTCGCGTAAGTATTTCCCAGTTGGAAAGCTATGCGAAATGTCCATATTTATATTTTATCGATTACGGGCTGCGCCCGGAACGCATCGAGCACTTTGCACTCGATGTTCTGGAATTGGGGACACTATTGCACGATGGCATTGATGCGTGGACGAAGGCCGTGGCGGACGATCCGGACGCTTTCCGCAGGATGGATGCTGCGGAATCCGGCCGGATCGCGGAGCGTGCATTTACAGAAAGTACAAATAAGTTGCTGGATGCGGGACGTCGAACGGATCCGCAAAATCGATATGTTCTGTCTTTGACAAAAAAAACGCTGACGGAAGTACAGGGGCGCCTACTGCAACAATTTAACGCGGGGCAGGTGCAACGCGTCTACCATGAACAGCGTTTCGGACGGGGCGAGGTATTCGATGCGCTTCGTATTGCATTGCCGGATCAGCCGCAATGGCTTGAGGGACGCATGGATCGCGTCGATGTACTGTCGAAAGCGGACCGTGACTATCTTCAGGTGATTGATTATAAAACCGGGAAAAAGGAGTTTCAGCTGACAAATGTCCTGGCGGGGGTGGATCTGCAATTGGTGCTCTACCTTGCCGCTGTGACGCAATCCGACGGATCGACAGGTGGACAGCGGGAACCATTTGGTTGTTTTTATATACATATGGGCCCGCCCGCGGTGGTAAAGGAAGGGGAAGATCCTGCCGCTGTGCTGGAAAAACAGGGGTTATACGATGGGGTGCTGCTCAAAAACGCAGAAATTCTGCAGGCAATGGATGTACATTTCTTCGCCGGAAAAGATAAAGCAGACGATACCGCGCAAACGCCGGCGGAGATAGTAGCTTCGCTGTATCGTTTACGCGGGCGAAAAACGGATCCGTTGGAAAAAGAGAATGTGCTGACGAGGCAGGAACTGCAGCGGCTAATGGACACAGGAAAATCATTGGCAAAACAGATTTTGCAGGCGCGCGCTGCGGGAAAAATCGAACCGCATCCGGTTCGTTTTCTCGGACAGTCCGGCGGGACGGCGTGCAATTATTGCACGTACCGGGCGATCTGTCACATGGAAAGCCGTGCCTTTCACCGATTTCGAAAAATAGAATCGGTGAATTGGAAGCGGTGGCGGGAAGAAGCGGAGGAATCATGA
- the scfB gene encoding thioether cross-link-forming SCIFF peptide maturase: MIHLYDFEGQHIVLDTCSGGIHVLDGVSFSVLRALVPYEEAITAGADRVQLAEIAANNADLDGYEPEQIQTALDEIYALIREGTLFSKDVYAEIALDLRERQSDVKALCLNVAHTCNLDCEYCFASQGKYHGERALMSTEVAKRAIDFLIAHSGTHRNLDIDFFGGEPLLNWEVVKETVRYARSIEKAYGKNFRFTLTTNGILLDEEIGAFLNQHMHNVVLSLDGRKEVHDRLRHSIDGRGSYDRIVPRFQRFVQSRGEQEYYIRGTFTKNNLDFTEDVLHMANLGFYRLSMEPVIGDPAEPYMLGPADRQVLEAQYERLAREMIRRDAKAEEWVAAGRPLEEMPPEDHPFLFYHFMLDLEAGPCIYKRIAGCGSGTEYLAVTPWGDLYPCHQFVGDAPYALGNVFEGIQRTDLVRSFQQCNCYSHSECQSCWARLYCSGGCAANALHATGQLTGTVPFSCDLFRKRIECAIGIKVAALLREAQRQAQKEAH; encoded by the coding sequence ATGATCCATCTATATGATTTTGAAGGGCAACATATTGTGCTGGACACCTGTTCGGGGGGCATTCACGTCTTGGACGGCGTATCTTTTTCCGTGCTGCGCGCATTGGTACCCTACGAAGAAGCCATTACGGCGGGCGCAGATCGAGTGCAATTGGCGGAAATAGCGGCAAATAATGCGGATTTGGATGGCTATGAACCGGAACAAATCCAAACGGCATTGGATGAAATTTATGCGTTGATCCGCGAAGGAACGCTGTTTTCCAAAGATGTTTATGCTGAGATCGCCTTGGATCTGCGCGAGCGGCAGTCCGATGTCAAAGCGCTGTGCCTCAATGTGGCGCACACGTGCAATTTAGATTGCGAGTATTGCTTTGCTTCGCAGGGAAAGTATCACGGGGAACGCGCGTTGATGTCCACGGAAGTGGCAAAGCGCGCCATTGATTTTCTCATCGCACATTCGGGCACCCATCGCAATCTTGATATCGACTTTTTCGGCGGTGAGCCGCTTTTGAATTGGGAGGTTGTAAAAGAAACCGTCCGCTATGCCCGTTCGATTGAAAAAGCATATGGAAAAAATTTCCGCTTTACCCTGACCACGAACGGCATTCTGCTGGATGAGGAAATCGGCGCTTTTTTGAATCAACATATGCACAATGTCGTACTTTCACTGGACGGGCGCAAAGAAGTGCACGACCGACTGCGCCACTCCATAGACGGGCGCGGCTCCTATGATCGCATCGTTCCGCGCTTTCAGCGTTTTGTGCAGAGCCGCGGCGAACAGGAATACTACATACGCGGCACTTTTACAAAAAACAATTTGGATTTTACCGAAGATGTCCTGCACATGGCGAACCTGGGCTTTTACCGTCTTTCCATGGAGCCCGTCATTGGAGATCCCGCGGAACCGTACATGCTCGGACCGGCGGATCGGCAAGTTTTGGAGGCGCAGTACGAACGCTTGGCGCGCGAGATGATCCGTCGCGATGCGAAGGCGGAAGAATGGGTGGCGGCGGGTCGCCCGTTGGAAGAAATGCCGCCGGAAGATCATCCGTTTCTCTTCTATCATTTTATGTTGGATCTGGAAGCGGGTCCCTGTATCTATAAACGCATTGCAGGCTGTGGCAGCGGAACCGAATACTTGGCGGTGACTCCGTGGGGGGATCTCTACCCCTGCCACCAGTTCGTCGGGGATGCGCCGTATGCCTTGGGCAATGTTTTCGAAGGTATTCAGCGCACGGACCTCGTGCGCTCCTTTCAGCAGTGCAATTGCTATTCGCACTCGGAATGTCAAAGTTGCTGGGCAAGGCTGTACTGCTCCGGGGGCTGTGCCGCCAATGCATTGCACGCCACGGGGCAACTGACGGGAACGGTACCGTTCAGCTGCGATCTGTTCCGCAAGCGCATCGAGTGCGCCATCGGGATCAAAGTGGCGGCGCTTTTGCGCGAAGCGCAACGGCAAGCGCAGAAGGAAGCGCATTAA